One genomic window of Cololabis saira isolate AMF1-May2022 chromosome 3, fColSai1.1, whole genome shotgun sequence includes the following:
- the wdr73 gene encoding WD repeat-containing protein 73 → MYSLSYKSDQFDQCGENIKMEQSECDDILDDWFIESLKTYKDLHVYQLEHPTQVIEWTSGRTICVAGYNSSKIEILELRLPLKLFADENKGLCPERDFKVVHGGFTEGPIRCLRHIPGTRCAVTNDGQSSDLQVWDLGGDDSDVIRRTGSIRGRTGPSETGSRIAARVSSPPEVLHGALSSSVQLTQLESGNSIYKLETESADVLSSLQFLNDTEFLAGCRNGSIYIADTRTPAVPQASPAPASSAGPVLWWTDASGPRASSGSVVRVSSSGQAVVSDLRNLDGAVCRAQLDVQTGHCKLDNVRVSWSPTLDDCISVSGFDGVVQIYSTALWSTELQKAQPMFQHRGHAVSSQADGGAPVSVTSHVWHAERPHTLLSAASDGSVHVWDWVDPDGSPAE, encoded by the exons ATGTACAGTTTAAGTTACAAATCTGATCAATTTGACCAATGTGGTGAGAATATAAAGATGGAACAGTCGGAGTGTGATGATATTTTAGATGACTGGTTTATCGAGTCCCTAAAAAC GTACAAAGATCTTCATGTGTATCAGCTGGAACATCCCACCCAGGTCATCGAATGGACCTCAGGAAGGA CCATCTGTGTTGCAGGCTACAATTCATCGAAAATTGAAATTTTAGAGCTTCGATTGCCACTGAAACTTTTTGCTGATGAAAATAAG GGTCTCTGCCCAGAACGAGATTTCAAAGTCGTCCACGGTGGTTTCACAGAAGGTCCCATTCGCTGCCTCAGACACATCCCAGGAACGAG ATGTGCTGTGACCAACGATGGGCAGAGCTCCGACCTGCAGGTTTGGGACCTGGGAGGAGACGACAGTG ATGTAATCAGGAGAACAGGAAGTATCCGGGGCAGGACGGGGCCTTCAGAGACGGGTAGCAGGATTGCAGCTCGGGTTTCGTCCCCTCCTGAAGTCCTTCATGGAGCTCTGAGCAGCTCTGTACAGCTGACTCAGCTGGAGTCGGGAAACAGCATTTATAAATTAG AAACGGAGTCAGCAGATGTTCTGAGCTCCCTGCAGTTTCTGAACGACACCGAGTTCCTCGCCGGCTGCCGTAATGGCAGCATTTACATCGCAGACACCCGGACGCCTGCCGTTCCTCAGGCTTCCCCTGCACCGGCGTCTTCAGCTGGACCGGTCCTCTGGTGGACAGACGCCTCTGGTCCGAGGGCGTCCAGCGGCTCGGTCGTCAGAGTGTCTTCTTCTGGACAGGCAGTGGTTTCAGACTTGAGGAACCTGGACGGTGCTGTGTGTCGGGCACAGCTGGACGTCCAAACCGGTCACTGCAAACTAGACAACGTCAGAGTGTCGTGGTCTCCAACGCTGGACGACTGTATCTCTGTGTCAG GTTTCGATGGAGTCGTTCAGATTTACAGCACCGCTCTCTGGAGCACGGAGCTGCAGAAAGCTCAGCCAATGTTTCAGCATCGCGGCCACGCCGTTTCCTCTCAGGCCGACGGCGGCGCCCCCGTCTCCGTCACCTCCCACGTCTGGCACGCCGAGCGTCCGCACACACTGCTGTCTGCCGCTTCGGACGGCTCGGTCCACGTCTGGGACTGGGTGGACCCAGATGGATCGCCTGCCGAATGA